The Triticum aestivum cultivar Chinese Spring chromosome 7B, IWGSC CS RefSeq v2.1, whole genome shotgun sequence genome window below encodes:
- the LOC123159616 gene encoding probable protein phosphatase 2C 54 isoform X1 translates to MRADDAERPDSADAGAQKPAELTSPHMESVCENTTTADFKQSNFGNFLPNVRSGGWSDIGSRQYMEDTHVCIADLAKNFGYPTVDKEVVSFYGVFDGHGGKDAAHFVCDNLPRVIVEDADFPLELEKVVSRSFVQIDSQFADKCSHQRTLSSGTTALTAMIFGRSLLVANAGDCRAVLSRCGIAMEMSMDHRPCSLSEKLRVESLGGYVDDGYLNGLLGVTRALGDWHLEGMKEASRPGGGPLSAEPEIKLTTLTKDDEFLVIGSDGLWDVFSNQNAVDFARRRLQEHNDVKLCCREIVEEAIRRGATDNLTAVLVSFHLVAPPQIRASQPRRVARSISADGLNSLRILLGSQ, encoded by the exons ATGCGCGCGGACGACGCCGAGAGGCCCGATTCTGCAGACGCCGGAGCGCAGAAGCCCGCCGAGCTCACCTCGCCTCAT ATGGAGAGTGTTTGCGAGAACACCACAACTGCTGATTTCAAGCAGAGTAACTTTGGAAATTTCCTTCCAAATGTTAGATCAGGCGGTTGGTCAGATATTGGAAGTCGCCAGTACATGGAAGATACCCATGTCTGTATTGCCGATCTAGCTAAAAACTTTGGTTATCCAACAGTGGATAAAGAAGTTGTTTCCTTTTATGGG GTCTTTGATGGGCATGGTGGAAAAGATGCTGCCCATTTTGTTTGCGATAATCTGCCAAGGGTCATTGTGGAAGATGCTGATTTTCCTCTGGAGCTTGAGAAAGTAGTGAGCAGATCCTTTGTGCAGATTGATAGTCAATTTGCTGATAAATGCTCTCACCAGAGAACTCTGTCGTCCGGCACAACGGCACTTACAGCAATGATTTTTGGAAG GTCCCTTCTGGTCGCTAACGCTGGCGACTGCAGGGCAGTACTTTCCCGGTGTGGTATCGCAATGGAGATGTCGATGGACCACAGGCCCTGCAGCCTCAGCGAAAAGCTGCGGGTCGAGTCGCTCGGTGGCTACGTGGACGACGGCTACCTGAACGGTCTGCTAGGAGTCACCAGAGCCCTCGGCGACTGGCACCTCGAGGGAATGAAAGAGGCCAGCAGGCCCGGGGGAGGCCCCCTGAGCGCCGAGCCGGAGATCAAGCTGACCACGCTGACCAAGGACGACGAGTTCCTGGTGATCGGCAGCGACGGGCTCTGGGACGTCTTCTCGAACCAGAACGCCGTGGACTTCGCCCGGCGGCGCCTCCAGGAGCACAACGACGTGAAGCTCTGCTGCAGGGAGATCGTTGAGGAGGCGATACGGCGGGGCGCCACGGACAACCTGACGGCGGTGCTGGTGTCCTTCCACCTTGTGGCACCTCCTCAGATCAGGGCAAGCCAGCCCCGCAGGGTGGCGCGGAGCATTTCGGCCGATGGGCTCAACAGCCTCAGGATACTCCTGGGGAGCCAATGA
- the LOC123159616 gene encoding probable protein phosphatase 2C 54 isoform X2, protein MWMESVCENTTTADFKQSNFGNFLPNVRSGGWSDIGSRQYMEDTHVCIADLAKNFGYPTVDKEVVSFYGVFDGHGGKDAAHFVCDNLPRVIVEDADFPLELEKVVSRSFVQIDSQFADKCSHQRTLSSGTTALTAMIFGRSLLVANAGDCRAVLSRCGIAMEMSMDHRPCSLSEKLRVESLGGYVDDGYLNGLLGVTRALGDWHLEGMKEASRPGGGPLSAEPEIKLTTLTKDDEFLVIGSDGLWDVFSNQNAVDFARRRLQEHNDVKLCCREIVEEAIRRGATDNLTAVLVSFHLVAPPQIRASQPRRVARSISADGLNSLRILLGSQ, encoded by the exons ATGTGG ATGGAGAGTGTTTGCGAGAACACCACAACTGCTGATTTCAAGCAGAGTAACTTTGGAAATTTCCTTCCAAATGTTAGATCAGGCGGTTGGTCAGATATTGGAAGTCGCCAGTACATGGAAGATACCCATGTCTGTATTGCCGATCTAGCTAAAAACTTTGGTTATCCAACAGTGGATAAAGAAGTTGTTTCCTTTTATGGG GTCTTTGATGGGCATGGTGGAAAAGATGCTGCCCATTTTGTTTGCGATAATCTGCCAAGGGTCATTGTGGAAGATGCTGATTTTCCTCTGGAGCTTGAGAAAGTAGTGAGCAGATCCTTTGTGCAGATTGATAGTCAATTTGCTGATAAATGCTCTCACCAGAGAACTCTGTCGTCCGGCACAACGGCACTTACAGCAATGATTTTTGGAAG GTCCCTTCTGGTCGCTAACGCTGGCGACTGCAGGGCAGTACTTTCCCGGTGTGGTATCGCAATGGAGATGTCGATGGACCACAGGCCCTGCAGCCTCAGCGAAAAGCTGCGGGTCGAGTCGCTCGGTGGCTACGTGGACGACGGCTACCTGAACGGTCTGCTAGGAGTCACCAGAGCCCTCGGCGACTGGCACCTCGAGGGAATGAAAGAGGCCAGCAGGCCCGGGGGAGGCCCCCTGAGCGCCGAGCCGGAGATCAAGCTGACCACGCTGACCAAGGACGACGAGTTCCTGGTGATCGGCAGCGACGGGCTCTGGGACGTCTTCTCGAACCAGAACGCCGTGGACTTCGCCCGGCGGCGCCTCCAGGAGCACAACGACGTGAAGCTCTGCTGCAGGGAGATCGTTGAGGAGGCGATACGGCGGGGCGCCACGGACAACCTGACGGCGGTGCTGGTGTCCTTCCACCTTGTGGCACCTCCTCAGATCAGGGCAAGCCAGCCCCGCAGGGTGGCGCGGAGCATTTCGGCCGATGGGCTCAACAGCCTCAGGATACTCCTGGGGAGCCAATGA